From the Lathyrus oleraceus cultivar Zhongwan6 chromosome 4, CAAS_Psat_ZW6_1.0, whole genome shotgun sequence genome, one window contains:
- the LOC127073952 gene encoding plant UBX domain-containing protein 10: MIRRMTNLPRSIMSFVGLGRRRRNQNANFPMQTLDSPEPQDILATSEEWTFLNNFEQQYGTKHPFFYACCFVEAMKLAEQDQKFVFMYLHSPDHPFANVFCKETLCSELVIQFLDVNFVCWGAVADRGEGLQMASTLRPSSFPCCAVISPNPSDSIMVLQQLEGPLSPAELVEILQTTLEEQGLAFGGAKAKRNEKIRADRRLREEQDAAYLKALQIDKEKEKLRSLPSKERVQKSVETQKLNINPINVSKFHYQNKTGNEPTGEKKDKGIAGRGKETQVAQILIRFPNGERREHTFLCSDKIQSIFSYIDSLGLAGLGNYRLVSNFPKRVYGVDQMRMSLKDAGLYPKASLFLEPL; the protein is encoded by the exons ATGATTCGCCGAATGACAAACCTTCCACGAAGCATAATGAGCTTCGTGGGATtaggaagaagaagaagaaatcaAAACGCAAATTTTCCAATGCAAACTCTAGACTCTCCAGAACCACAAGATATTTTAGCAACTTCAGAAGAGTGGACTTTTCTAAACAACTTTGAGCAACAATATGGCACCAAACATCCCTTCTTTTATGCTTGTTGTTTTGTTGAAGCTATGAAGTTAGCAGAACAAGATCAAAAGTTTGTGTTCATGTATCTTCATTCACCGGATCACCCTTTTGCAAACGTTTTCTGCAAGGAAACCCTGTGTTCGGAGCTAGTGATTCAGTTTCTTGATGTGAATTTTGTTTGTTGGGGTGCAGTTGCAGATAGAGGAGAGGGTTTGCAAATGGCTTCAACATTGAGACCTTCTAGCTTTCCTTGTTGTGCTGTCATAAGCCCTAATCCTAGTGATAGCATAATGGTGCTGCAACAG CTAGAGGGACCACTCTCACCAGCAGAGCTAGTGGAGATTCTACAAACAACATTGGAAGAACAAGGGTTGGCTTTTGGTGGTGCTAAAGCTAAGCGAAATGAAAAGATTCGTGCAGATCGTAGGCTCAGAGAAGAACAAGATGCTGCATATCTTAAGGCTTTGCAAATTGACAAG GAAAAAGAAAAGCTCAGAAGCTTACCCTCAAAAGAGAGAGTTCAGAAGTCAGTGGAAACTCAGAAGTTAAACATCAATCCTATAAATGTCAGTAAATTTCATTATCAAAACAAAACAGGAAATGAACCAACTGGTGAGAAAAAAGACAAGGGAATTGCAGGTAGAGGGAAAGAGACTCAAGTTGCACAG ATACTCATAAGGTTTCCAAATGGGGAAAGAAGAGAACATACTTTCCTATGCAGTGACAAAATTCAGTCCATTTTTTCATATATTGATTCATTAGGTCTGGCTGGACTTGGGAACTATAGACTGGTATCAAATTTTCCTAAAAGAGTTTATGGTGTTGATCAAATGAGAATGTCTCTCAAAGATGCTGGTTTGTATCCTAAAGCTAGTTTGTTTTTGGAGCCTTTGTGA